The sequence below is a genomic window from Natronorubrum halophilum.
ACCTCGGCTACGACGAGGCGATTCCGTCGCCCGCCATCGCGAACGGCCTGGTGTTCGTCGTCGCCGACGGCGTTCTGTACGCCGTAGACGCCCAAGACAACGAGGAACGATGGCACTTCGAGCCCGAGGATCCGCTGTACGAGCAGCCGGTCGCCGTTGCCGACGGTGCCGTGTTCGCCGTCAGCGAGTCGCAGGCGTTCGCGCTCGAACTCGAGGACGGCACCGTACGCTGGAGCGACGACGAGCCGGTCGGCGACGATGAGTACAGTCATTTCACCCCGCCGAACTTTAGACAGGTAAGCTACCCCGTCGCGACCGAGAACGTCGTCGCCGTCGGGAACGTCGATTCGGAACCGGCAGCGGTGTGGCCGTCCGGATACGCGACGCTCTACGATACGGAAACCGGCGAGAAGGGCGTGAGCAGTGACCAAGGCCCGTACACGCCGGGACCGATCGCCGACGATCGATTCTACGCTCGAGATTCGCACGATCTCGAAGGGTACGGTCGAGACGGGGGAGAGCGCGAGTGGGAGACGGAGGTCAGCACGTATCACGTATCGTCGGCTGCCGTCGGTGACGGGACCGTGTACGCGGGCCTCACAATTTTGGGCACCGCTCCCGCGGGAGAGGCCCCCGAACCCGAAGTCGGCGTCTACGCGTTCGACGACGAAACCGGAGAGAGGGAGTGGGCCGTCGACACCGAGGGCGAGCCGGAACTCGCACTCGCAGACGGAACCCTCTACGCCAGCGCCGACACGCTGGTCGCCGTTCGATCTGAAGACGACGACGGCGGCGAGGAGCCCGAAGACGACGAATCGGGTGAAGACGACGATGGCGATGACACGACCGGCGAGGGAGACGAGCGCGACGACGATGCCGGAAACGAATCCGACGGGTCCGGCGATGACGACGCAGGACTCAACAGCAACGTCGAGTCGAACGACGACGAGAGCGAAGGGATGCCCGGATTTACCGCGGGCGCGGGTATCGTCGGGAGCGCAGCGACACTCGAGTGGCTTCGTCGACGAAACGACGACGAGGCGGAATAGTCGGCGTTTCGAGCCGGCACAACTCACGCCTACCCAGTTCCTTCTGGAGGCGATCCATAACGTGCGCGGCGGGGAGCGGGTCGGCGGAGCGCGTCGTTTAACACGATCAACACCCAAACGGGGCCAATGAGTGAATCGCGTGCGTTCTGTCCTCGCTGCGGGGATCCGGTTCCCGATCGGTCAGCGAGCGACGCGGACGAGGAGTCTGCCGTGGATCCGCTCCGCCCCGGTGCCGAGGTCGAACTCTGTGATTCGTGTTACTTCGAGAACTTCGACTTCGTGGACGCGCCGGATCGGATCGACGTTCGGGTCTGCGCCCAGTGTGGAGCCGTGTATCGTGGAAACCGGTGGGTCGACGTGGGCGCGGAAGATTACACCGATATCGCCATCGAGGAAGTGAGCGAAGCCCTCGCCGTCCACGTCGACGTCGAGGACGTCGCCTGGCAGATCGAACCCGAGCAGATCGATCCGAACTCGATCCGAATGCACAGCTACTTTACGGGTATCGTCCGCGGGACGCCGGTCGAAGAACAGGTGATGGTTCCGGTCAAGATGGCCCGCCAGACCTGTACCCGCTGCGGTCGGATCGCCGGCGACTACTACGCGAGCATCGTCCAGATCCGCGCCAAAGGGCGAACGCCGACGAGCGAGGAGATCGAGCGAGCGAAGGAGATCGCGAATACGATCGTCGCGGACATGGAGGCGACGGGCGACCGAAACGCGTTCGTCACGGAAACCTCCGAGACCGACGACGGCCTCAACATCAAGGTCTCGACCAACAAGATCGGCAAGAAGATCTCGAACAAGATGGTCGAGGAGTTCGGCGGCACCGTCAACGACGCCGAAACGCTCGTCACCGAGGACTCCGACGGCAACGAGGTCTA
It includes:
- a CDS encoding 60S ribosomal export protein NMD3, whose product is MSESRAFCPRCGDPVPDRSASDADEESAVDPLRPGAEVELCDSCYFENFDFVDAPDRIDVRVCAQCGAVYRGNRWVDVGAEDYTDIAIEEVSEALAVHVDVEDVAWQIEPEQIDPNSIRMHSYFTGIVRGTPVEEQVMVPVKMARQTCTRCGRIAGDYYASIVQIRAKGRTPTSEEIERAKEIANTIVADMEATGDRNAFVTETSETDDGLNIKVSTNKIGKKISNKMVEEFGGTVNDAETLVTEDSDGNEVYRVTFAVRLPPYTPGHIIDLADDDGGPVLVRSARGNLKGTRVTTGEHYEASYEEGNSPDARKLGDSDDAVETTVVTVEDENAVQVLDPETYQATTVSRPDYFDPGAETVPVLKSRAGLHILPNENDE
- a CDS encoding outer membrane protein assembly factor BamB family protein, with the translated sequence MVEHDRRRVLTYSGLALVGGVLPSGVATADTDEASSSLEEASGWSSLGGGPGNNAVVPAGGPASPVTVAWEYDHGGPVAVVDDTVYLTGDGAVHALDAADGTLEWKTEPIGATGTPAVTADHVYVGGERLSRIDRTDGTICCQADLGYDEAIPSPAIANGLVFVVADGVLYAVDAQDNEERWHFEPEDPLYEQPVAVADGAVFAVSESQAFALELEDGTVRWSDDEPVGDDEYSHFTPPNFRQVSYPVATENVVAVGNVDSEPAAVWPSGYATLYDTETGEKGVSSDQGPYTPGPIADDRFYARDSHDLEGYGRDGGEREWETEVSTYHVSSAAVGDGTVYAGLTILGTAPAGEAPEPEVGVYAFDDETGEREWAVDTEGEPELALADGTLYASADTLVAVRSEDDDGGEEPEDDESGEDDDGDDTTGEGDERDDDAGNESDGSGDDDAGLNSNVESNDDESEGMPGFTAGAGIVGSAATLEWLRRRNDDEAE